Part of the Falco cherrug isolate bFalChe1 chromosome 6, bFalChe1.pri, whole genome shotgun sequence genome is shown below.
TTACTTCTGATTTACAAAGCCCAGAGTCGCAGCGACTCCCTCGTCCAGCCACTTCCTTTAtccctctttttgcttttttaattgcCCCGGGTTGTTGCCGCGGGAGGTCGCGGCCGCGGGTGGCGACGTTTCCCTCGAGCTGGGGGGCCGGGGTGGCGCGGGGAGGGGGTGACACAAAGGGACAGCGGCCGCGGGGCGGTGTGGAACGGGGGGCAGCCCCCGCAGCAGCCGGGCGCCCTCCCCAGCCCGCCCCTAGCCCTTTTGCACCGGGAGCGGGACCTCATTCTGCTTGCGGAGAATAAAGAGCGAATGGTGCTTTTGGCGCCAAATGCCAGGCACCTCCCTGCTTGTATGGAAATCAGGGAGGTGGGGTTAGGCTCCTCtagcttttctctctctttttttttttttattttttttttttttaatgctccaCTCCTCGGGTgtgtcagctttttttcttttctttccttttttttttttaatgccttttggCGGGGGGGTTAATAATATCCAGCAGCTTCAAAGCCAACCAGTGACAGTCATCTGTCTGCAAGCAAAGGGTGAATGCGGAGGCTTGGGCCAgccgcgggggccgggcgggctggCGCTCAGTAAAGTGCAACATACAAGAtcatctgcttgcttttttttttttttttttttttttgcctttttttttttcccccccctttccccccgcCACTCCTCCCCCTTGCAACACCCACCACCATCACCGAGGAGGTAAGAAGAGGAAACTGCAGGGTCTGGGCTGCAGGACAAAACCCCAATCAAATAAATACAATTCCACATCGCATTTGAGTTGCTAAACTAGGGAggatgggaagggaaaggaagcgCAGGGGCATTGCAGTGCGTGAATGGGTTTTTCATTGAGCAGAAGAAAATCCTGgaggatatttttgttttgtttcggAGCTGTCGCTTTGAGATCGCCTGTGTTTTGTAGGTGCCTCTTTactgctttgcattttaaacGGTTTAATGTATTTCACGAGTAGAAAAATCTACAATACTGGAAGTGATcagggggcggggcagggggagtcCGCAGCTGAGCCGGGCTcgtttctttgcatttcatcaTAAGgcttttaatggatttttttttattccccttttgGTCTCCGTTTCAGCGTCAGCTGTTGTGAACCCAGCAGAACGGTTTCCTTTCGCGTTACCTTAACCGAGCTGAAGGGAGATGCTGATTGTCTTTTTTGGActtaggtttttttgtgttttgttttgtttttttttaatgtctgatGCAACTGAGGTCTCGGAAGAGGAATGGGGCTGTGGTTGACTGGTCGTGGCTAGTGAGTGGGGGGTCCGGCCGAGGTAAGGGCAGCAGCGTGCATTTTCCGGaggtgaaagggctggaaagcTGGTGTGTTTGCAGGAGGTTTTATTGCATGAAGTGGCAAAATGGGCAAAGTTGTCGTCCTTGCAACCTCTCCGTTGCTCTTGTCTTAAActgggaaagggggagggggaaaactTCCCGTACCTTCTTGGCAATTCAGGAGGCTTTGTTGGTGGCGCCGGGGtggttttaatgcatttttgtgCGTGAGATTATTACATAAGGTTGATAATTTGTGTTGCTGCTGgatttcccctcccccccccgccttgtGTTTTGTGCGGATTTCTCTGGCTCGCTTTGAGTGAATGAACTGGCGATTTGCGAAGTTGCAAAGAGCCCCTCCGCCCCCTGTTTTgcatccttctctctcccctttgcACTGCTCCGCAGATGACAAAAGGAGTAAACTTCCTTTACTTTTGCTGGCATATTAAGAGGGCTTTCTGGAGAGATTACGGTATTAAAGCATCTGTCTACAGTTACTCTGCTGTTTTGAGCGTTTGCAGCAGTTTGGGAAGAGCAGGCGAGGGCTATGTGCAGAAGCACAGAGGTGCTTTGCATCCTTGCTGTACCTTGCCGCCTGGTTTTGTGTCCTTACGGAGCGCCGGGGAAGGCGGAAAGCTTTGCATGTGGGAGCACTACCTGATCGCTTTGCTTTGAGTGTCTTTGAGTCGGGAGGAAAGGTGTGTGAGTGAGATCCCTTTTTCCTCAACTTTCAAAAGGCTCCCTCGTTCTTGATATTGCTGATGagatttgtatatttttttccttctattaagAGGAAGGGAGTCGCATTCGTGTCTGTTTGTTTCTTCGTGTTTTaattgtggtttggtttgggttttttttttttttttttttttttggtttagttgCAGGTCTCTTCCCCTTGGTGGAAATACCCATAAAACCTGTCTGTAAGACCATTGCCTTCCCCCAAGGATCAACAAGAAGAGACCCGCAATGCCAGGAATGGTCAGTAAAAACCCAGACCTCGAGTTCGACTCTTTGCAGCCCTGTTTCTACCCGGACGaagatgatttttatttgtgcGGGCCGGACTCCGCTCCCCCCGGGGAGGACATCTGGAAAAAGTTtgagctgctgcccacccctccACTGTCTCCCAGCCGGGCCGGGCTTCAGGAGCACCCCCCGGGGGGGGCCTCGGTGCCGTGGGGAGGGGCggccctggggggctgccgCCCCGCCGACCCCCTGGACTGGGCGTCcgagctgctcctgctgccccccgAGGCCGACCTGTGGGGGGGCTCGGACGGAGGGGACTTCTTCGAGACGGGCCTCGGCGTAACCAACAACCTCAACTCCATCATCATCCAGGACTGCATGTGGAGCGGCTTCTCCGCCCGCGAGAAGCTGGAGCGGGCGGTCAGCGAGAAGCTGCAGGGCaagccgcccgccgccgccccgccgccgcccccgggggccgccgccgccagcggccccgccgccgccagcggCCGCCCGGAGCTGGGCGGCGCCGTGCCCGAGTGCGTGGACCCGGCTGTGGTCTTCCCCTTCCCCGTCAACAAGCGGGAGGCCGCGGCGGGCCGcaccgcggcggcggcgggcggctggGCACAGCggggcggccgcccgccgcgccccgccggggACAGCcgggccagcagcagctccggGGACGACACCCTCAGCGACTCGGGTAAGCGCTCGCCGGCCGTCTCCGGGGTGCGAGtaaggggaggggggctggcGGTGCGGCCTGCGGGCGGCGACGCCTCCGCGGGCTGCCGGGAGGCCAGGCGGGGGCGGCTGCGCCCCGATTCGGTCCCCGTCGGCGGCACCGACGTgcaggggcgggcggggcggggcgcgggcccGCCGGCAGGCGGCAGCAggcgcggcggcagcggcggggccccgCGGCCGGGGCCCCACGGGGGCAGCAGCGGCGACGGCAGCAGCAGGCCGGGAGAGCGGCAGGGCAGGAGCCCCGGGGacggggagggggcagcagcccCGGCCCGTGGGGCCCCCTGgtgctgccccccgcccccccccggggctTCCGTGCCTCCTGCGCCCTGTCGCTGGAGTGCCCCGTCCCAGCGGCCGTGCTGTtgggggggctggtgggcagAGCAGCGCGGCCTGCCACTGGCACCCGGGGGACCAGGTTCGGCGGGGATGGAGCGTGTGCCCCCCTTAGGCGTGACCtgggagggctgcagcagggtaGCGACCCCTTAGAGCCGCCCCTGGGCTTGCACTGCCAGAACCTAAAATGCCCAGAAACACTGTGGTCTGTGCCGGCAGCGGAGTCCGCTTGGGCCGGGACGTGGTTTCACGTGTGTAGATGCGCTGGTCCGTCTGACCATCGCCATAAACTTGGTGATCCGTCCCGGGTTTCAAAGACTGCTGTCCCTTTAATGTCTGGTTTGACAGCTTTGGGTGAGGAAGCACTTCCAACAGCTGTCTTCTTGGCAGTGCACCAAGCGTCGGCTTAAAGGGTCCCCGGCTGGAGCAGCTTCACCTTCTGCCTCAGAACAAACCCAGCGATTGTTTCGTTTTCCGGCTGTTTTTCTACCAAGCAGGGGCTGTGTTGTGGCACTGTGCATGCCTTTTGTACCGCAGCTCGGCGAGTCCATTCAAAATACATACATTCTGCCTAAAACCTGATTTTCTGCCGCTGCCGATTATGTGGGTGGTAGCCCCACTTTGACTGAAgattaaaagtgtttttaaaaaaaccccaaaactcatTACACTTACTAAACTTACAGAAATCACTGTTCTTCAGTCATTTCATGTATGTTACATACTTTTCGAGATCTACATCTGACTGCAGATGGTGGGCACACCCTGTTCTTACCATCAGTTACGtcattgctgcttttgctgtacATTCTTTGTCAATACATACATCTGGGTTGCTGTTTGTTTGGAGTATTTTCTGTGAGAGTAACgtctcttttgttttccttcttataTTACCAAAAGATGATGaagatgaggaggaagaggatgaagaagaagaaatagatGTTGTGACAGTGGAGAAAAGGCGCTCCTCCTCCAACAAGGCTGTTACCACCCTTACTATTACAGTGCGTCCTAAAAATACCACTTTTCCATCAGTCAGGACGCAGCAGAATGAACTGATTTTAAAGCGTTGCGCACCAATTCACCAGCAGCATAATTATGCAGCTCCTTCTCCATACATGGAGAGTGAAGAAGCTCCACCGCAGAAGAAGTTAAAAACCGAGGTGCCCCGTCCAGTAAAACCCACGATCCAACCAAAGTCTAAAAGTTCAAGTCCTCGAAACTCTGATTCAGAGGACAGTGAACGTCGACGCAACCATAATATCCTGGAGCGTCAACGGCGTAATGATCTACGGTCAAGTTTCCTCACGTTAAGGGACCATGTTCCAGAACTGgttaaaaatgagaaagctgCAAAAGTTGTGATCTTGAAAAAAGCCACTGAATATGTTCATTCCCTtcaggcagaggagcagaagtTATtgctagaaaaggaaaaattgcaaGCCAGACAACAGCAGTTGCTAAAGAAAATAGAATACAAGCGGACTtgctaaacttttttttgttttggttttttttggctgaCCAGGACAGTCATTGCCACTTTGCACATTtttgattctttaaaaaaaaattgtgttttttGACGTTAAGAATGTTGGTTTTACTTTCAATCCAGTCCCTGAAGTAATCGACAAACTCTATTATCCGGGTACGGAGCAAATGGATGTTCTTGCAAGGAGTTTATTGCAAGACCACCAAACAACGATGGactgcctttgtttttcttcttaagaaCTGTAGatggtggggatttttttttttttttaattgttgtgaGCATTTGGAGCTGCTGATGACATCTAGttgagttttaaaatgttcattccTAAGTTTTATGGTGCTTATGTTCTAACGGATGTTACTTTAGGGGTTGGCATTTTGTACCCCTGTGGgaattttctgtaaataccatCTACACACTTGCCTTTTGTACATGTCTTGGGTTATGAGAGGTGGCTTTTGCTACCAGTATTAGACTGGAAGTTCATACCTAAGTACTGTAATACCTCAATGTTTGAGGAGCATGTTTTTGTATACAAATATATTGTTAATCTCTGTTATGTACTGTACTAATTCTTACATTGCCTGTATACTTTAGTATGATGCTGATACATAACTAAATTTGATACTTATATTTTCGTATGAAAATGAGTTGTGAAAGTTTTGAGTAGATATTACTTTATCACTTTTTTGAACTAAGAAACTTTTGTAATGAAATTTACTATATATGCCTTTTCCTAGCCTGTTTCTTCCAGTTAATGTATTTGTTAATGTTTGGTGCATAGAACTGGGTAACTGCAAAGTTCTGTGTTTAATTACTTCCAACGATGTACATTTAGTGCTGCGTCTTATAGCACTTTGAAATACCTCatgtttatgaaaataaatagcaattACATGATGTGCCATttactattttccttttaaatgcagttcttttaaataaaatcttttaactTTGCAATGTTcatgaaatacaaaaccagGGTCCCTTATCCTGGGCACTTGAACTCTCAAACTATAGGTGACCCTATGAAAAGTCAGCTAGGCAGGGCATTTCCATTTCTGGTTAAAAAGCAATTGTAGTAAGAGCAATTTCACTATTTTTATCATACTTCAGATCTCTTGTGATGTCAGGATCATCCCAGGGGACTGAATGTACCACTGTTAATGTAAAGACTCCTATGTCTTGTGATGACCTGGAATATCTACTGTATGCAGAGAACTCTGAGGGTTCAAACACACTCGTATGCTTCTGCTAAGGGACTGGCCTTGGTGTGGTAGACAGGTGGAGAAGTAAATGATGGAGGTACGCTTCCTACAgcatagaaaatgaaatacttgtAGTAAACAAAATCTTACTTGACTGCTGTTCTTATTTGCATTACAAAAGGCTTATTCTTAAAGCGGTCCCTCATTGCATAGAAGAATTAATGTTCTTGTTTGTAGCTGAAGATCCTGTTTGTCACTACTTGTGCTgttagtaaaatgaaaaatcccaGGGAAGATAGAGAGCTATGAAGTGTGTGTTGAATAAAGCGTGGCTGGTAGTTGTCTAAAGAGTTCTGATTGTATTTGGTGTGACAGGAGCAAGATGTGTAAGTCTGTGAAATATGTTCGGTCATTTTGGTAAACTCCTTGAGAGcaagaaattgtttattttctagtCTGTACAGGTATTTCTGACATGTCTCTCCACATTGAACCTGCAAATAAGGCATGGCCAGTAAGCAAGTAGTTTTAAGGATCAGCTTGCAAGGAGCTAGTGTGGGACATCTGCCCTTACTTTAGCCACAAAGGACGTAGCTTGCTTGGTGATGGAGATACAGAACATCACAAATTTACCATGAAGTAATGGAGAGTAAGAGTGGTATGGGGGCAAAATTGCCACAGTAATGGATGTGCCATGTGTCCATCCCCTGCAGTAGCTTGTTGGTGTATTCATAACCTGTGCATTCTGGGGCCGCAGCCAGCTTCTGTACGAAGAACATCGGGAGTTGTACTTAACTGACATTTAATTTTGGTGCTGTAAATACAGATCCTCAACAGGCACAAATTGGTGTAACACGATTTAGATTCAGCTGGGCCTACACAAGTTTATGCCATTTGAAGAACTGGTCTGAATAGACTTACTATCCTCTAAACTGGGACTTGAGGACCACAATCATTCCATGAATAGAATCCGTGTCTGCATTCCCTTGATACAGGCTTCATGATGCTTCTTCCACTTTCCCAGTACAGtgagaaaacagtaaaagacAAAACCTAAGCAGAGACAGTTGATGTGGACAAACGTAAGGGTACATTTAATTTTACTAGTTAATGACAATTTTCAAACCCCCTTTCGTTAGCAATTTTTGTTGTACTGCTGTTGTACTGTTTTCAAACAAGACACAAGTCGCATGAGTCTTCTTGAAGAAGGAAAGTTCTTCAAACATCCATTGTATTATCTATAACCTGTGCCTGCTGACTTCCAAGAAGGGCTTCTTATAACGTGAGTTTACAGTTAGACTCggtataacaaaaaaaaaccaacaacccaagTTACAGCTGTATACTGGCCAAATACTTTTCTAGCACATGTAAATCATATTCTGAACAAAAATTAATCACAGAATGATCTGTCACTCTTACAGTCAAGGAATGTACTAAGGATTGAACATGCTAAATTTAACAGATTCACTTCCCTTCCCACTCCTGGAGAACATCTGGTCCAAATCCTCCACTCAGGGCAGGGCCAAATTCTAGgtcagatcaggttgctcagggtcATACACAGCAAAGGTTTGAATGTCTTAGAGGATGGAGATTTCACAGCCTCTTcgaaaaacacatttcatttttggaCTGTCATGACTGACACAAATTTTCCTACTGTCTATTTGGAATTTTCCCTGCCGCAACCCCTGCCCATTGTGTCCTGTCTTTTTGCCTTTAACCTCCCAGGTTGGAGGCTGGCTCCACCTTCTCTGTAACATCCCTTTAGGTAGTTGAAGACAGCAATtaacttctttctcttcttgagACAACCCAGTTCTGTCTTGTATTGTTGTGGTATCCAAGCAATTAAAAGTCTAATAAAGGTGTCAAATACTCAGATTTGTTTGGATATTCAACACAACACCATCTGAAAGcctcatttttctgtgtagGAGTCTTGGCCTGGTCCTTCTGAATTCCATTATGAAGGTCTAACTGATCACAATGGAGGTAGAATATGGCTCCTTACGGTTCAGAAATGCTCCCATATACTGTACTGTTTGCTTCTATATTCTGTACTACCAGTACTTTGggcttgtcttttttttttttttttcttcttttaaataacttttgGGACTTAATAGGTTTGTTTTCATATTGTTGCTCTAGGGAGCGAGTTGTCAAGGACAAAAgtttttgtaaacaaaaatcTCAGTTCTAGGATGTTATTAAATTACAATTGTTAAGTAGAAAACAGTGGGTTTTGATGATAAAAAGAATTGAGAGGTGTACAAAAgatagctttttaaaagaaaaggttaatAATTAATTTAGTAATCTTTTCTGAAGAACCAGTACCCGGAAGGGTATACAGAGAAGGACACATAGCCACAACAGTAACAAAAGATCCTTCTGCATGTGTGTCTAGAGTGAAGATACCTATATCCATATGATATCTTACGGACTCAAAAGGACTCTGTCAAATAATGAACTGAGgcactatttctttttttaatatatatgccTACATTGGCATAACAAATGCAAACATATCTATCTGGATAATCTGTTAGAAAATGTGGCAAGTACCTAATGACTGCTTATTAAAAAGTGACTATTGCCAATTCCTGAAGGGAAAACCGAATTAGATTGATCACAATCTTATCTGATCTGCTACAAAAATTCCCAAGTTCTTTTTCATACAAGACAGAATCTGCTGATGGAATCAGATGCTTTCCTCCCAAACTGCATATCCCAGAGGATGGTCTCCTTTCACttgtctgtttattttcttaaaaataccaCTAAGAACACAAGGGACTTGAAACACCAAAATGGAATGAATCCTCCATAAACTAGTACAAGTAAAACACCAGCGGGAGAGTGTAAAAAGGTGAAATGTGTTAATGATGTCATTACCGCTAGGTCACCTGTTGCAGTGAGTGCAAAGGAAAGTGCATTTCTCAAACCCCAAGCTGCTGTTCCAGTAACTTATCACCAGATCTTGGCAGCACAGCTTGAGATTTCATGATGTGTGTAATTTGCAGAGAGCGCATTTGATCCTGGTAAGTATACTGATAACCAAACtagaataaaattacttttaaaaggaTCTGATTCTTAAGCCTGAATGTCCAGGCTTTTGGCTGGTTTAAATCagaagatttaattttatttaaagttttaagTTTGAAATGATGAATTTAATGACTTTTTAATGTACCATGTTATCACACTCTCAGCAAATGCTTCATGATTTATACTTGgattcttttcttcccttgtatccatttcccc
Proteins encoded:
- the MYCN gene encoding N-myc proto-oncogene protein; translation: MPGMVSKNPDLEFDSLQPCFYPDEDDFYLCGPDSAPPGEDIWKKFELLPTPPLSPSRAGLQEHPPGGASVPWGGAALGGCRPADPLDWASELLLLPPEADLWGGSDGGDFFETGLGVTNNLNSIIIQDCMWSGFSAREKLERAVSEKLQGKPPAAAPPPPPGAAAASGPAAASGRPELGGAVPECVDPAVVFPFPVNKREAAAGRTAAAAGGWAQRGGRPPRPAGDSRASSSSGDDTLSDSDDEDEEEEDEEEEIDVVTVEKRRSSSNKAVTTLTITVRPKNTTFPSVRTQQNELILKRCAPIHQQHNYAAPSPYMESEEAPPQKKLKTEVPRPVKPTIQPKSKSSSPRNSDSEDSERRRNHNILERQRRNDLRSSFLTLRDHVPELVKNEKAAKVVILKKATEYVHSLQAEEQKLLLEKEKLQARQQQLLKKIEYKRTC